One segment of Solanum lycopersicum chromosome 1, SLM_r2.1 DNA contains the following:
- the LOC101261161 gene encoding protein TILLER ANGLE CONTROL 1-like, which yields MKIFSWVHRKLNQKDGLFCGNVKTDEVIVINDHKQLLIQDEFSMLGGWKEGILTIGTFGFDPIKDELSSCLHDENEVPEIIAVSDHEEPNALMSANNEPEESPIMANVITSNNPLVTAGDESNMDIKKERITLADLFSADLSDDDDDDDDKEEKVQLPDLYDDVTNIHKKSLKLPKVKNGVTFAKKIIPRVKEDSRRIQKLMTRALKRKIHPDMEGKNQKNSQAIAASTMLELFPITSKSISLREILEIPA from the exons ATGAAG ATCTTCAGTTGGGTTCACCGTAAACTTAATCAGAAAG ATGGATTGTTTTGTGGGAATGTGAAAACAGATGAAGTGATAGTTATCAATGATCACAAGCAACTTCTTATTCAAGATGAGTTCTCTATGTTGGGCGGCTGGAAAGAAGGAATCCTTACAATTGGCACATTTGGATTCGATCCAATTAAAGATGAGTTAAGTAGTTGCCTACATGACGAAAATGAAGTACCTGAGATAATTGCAGTTAGTGATCATGAAGAACCTAACGCGTTGATGTCTGCAAATAATGAACCTGAGGAGTCACCAATTATGGCAAATGTAATTACAAGCAACAATCCTCTTGTTACTGCGGGTGATGAGTCAAACATGGATATTAAGAAGGAAAGGATCACACTTGCAGATTTATTCTCAGCTGATCTTtctgatgacgatgatgatgatgacgacaaGGAGGAGAAAGTTCAGCTTCCGGATTTGTATGATGACGTTACTAATATTCATAAGAAATCGTTGAAATTACCTAAAGTGAAAAATGGTGTTACTTTTGCTAAGAAGATTATCCCTCGAGTTAAAGAGGATTCTCGTCGCATACAAAAA TTGATGACAAGGGCATTAAAAAGGAAGATTCATCCAGATATGGaaggaaaaaatcaaaagaacagTCAGGCGATAGCAGCCAGTACTATGCTCGAGCTTTTCCCTATCACCTCCAAATCTATTTCACTACGCGAAATTCTAG AAATTCCTGCCTAA
- the LOC101261457 gene encoding cytochrome b5 yields MTKLHAFNDLLEHNNKDDCWLLISGKVYDVTSFLDDHPGGDEVLLTATGKDATDDFEDVGHSDDAREMLKKYFIGEIDSSTIPAERKHTPPPSATPSAGGQGSGNSWKLLQFLLPLLILVAALAFRSFYQKE; encoded by the exons ATGACCAAACTTCATGCTTTTAACGACTTGTTGGAGCACAACAACAAAGATGATTGCTGGCTTCTCATCTCTGGAAAG GTTTATGATGTAACCTCTTTTTTGGATGATCATCCTGGAGGTGATGAAGTGTTGCTAACTGCAACAG GCAAGGATGCGAcagatgattttgaagatgtCGGTCACAGTGATGATGCAAGAGAGATGTTGAAGAAATACTTCATTGGTGAAATTGACAGTTCCACCATTCCTGCAGAACGCAAACATACCCCGCCTCCCTCAGCAACACCATCAGCTGGAGGACAGGGTTCTGGAAACTCATGGAAGCTATTGCAATTCTTGTTACCCTTGTTGATATTGGTTGCAGCCCTTGCCTTCCGTTCCTTTTACCAGAAAGAATAG
- the LOC101261750 gene encoding cytochrome P450 78A3 — translation MRTDIESLWIFALASKCKSFTSIYFILFIVLFWLLMNIIYWSHPGGPAWGKYNWSKKFRLASFNINNNNNDNYNISGPRGFPIIGSMNLMSGLAHRKIAEMAQSCVAKRLMSFSLSETRVIITCNPDVAKEILNSSVFADRPVKESAYSLMFNRAIGFAPYGVYWRTLRKIAATHLFCPKQIKASEAQRFQIARQMVTMFQLGGQDVVRVRDALKLASLNNMMCSVFGRKYSLDCCNAETEELGKLVEEGYELLGMLNWSDHLPWLAEFDPQKIRLRCSRLVPRVNKFVSRIINEHKAQSGDVHHDFVHVLLCLQGSERLSDSDMIAVLWEMIFRGTDTVAVLIEWILARMIIHPQVQSKVQAELDSVVGKSRALMESDVSEMTYLPAVIKEVLRLHPPGPLLSWARLAITDTTVDGYHVPAGTTAMVNMWAITRDPDVWADPLEFKPERFFNGPDFSVLGSDLRLAPFGSGRRTCPGKTLGLTTVTFWVATLLHEFRFEPIDNNGPVDLSEVLRLSCEMVNPLTVRVRPRHALHQTQ, via the exons atgagaacaGATATAGAAAGCCTTTGGATATTTGCATTAGCTTCAAAATGCAAATCTTTCACCTCCATCTACTTTATTCTCTTCATTGTTCTGTTTTGGCTACTTATGAACATCATTTACTGGTCTCACCCTGGAGGTCCTGCTTGGGGAAAATATAATTGGAGCAAAAAATTCCGTTTAGcttcttttaatattaataataataataatgataactaTAATATATCAGGTCCTAGAGGATTTCCTATTATAGGAAGTATGAACCTCATGTCTGGTCTAGCACATCGAAAAATAGCAGAGATGGCTCAATCTTGTGTAGCCAAGCGTCTCATGTCCTTTAGCCTAAGTGAAACCCGAGTTATCATTACGTGTAATCCAGACGTAGCTAAGGAGATTTTGAATAGCTCTGTTTTCGCTGATCGTCCTGTAAAAGAATCAGCATACAGTTTAATGTTTAACAGAGCAATTGGTTTCGCTCCTTACGGTGTCTACTGGCGTACCCTTCGAAAAATTGCAGCTACGCACTTGTTCTGTCCCAAGCAAATTAAAGCTTCAGAAGCTCAACGTTTTCAAATTGCAAGACAGATGGTTACAATGTTCCAATTAGGCGGACAAGACGTTGTTCGAGTTAGAGATGCTTTAAAATTGGCTTCTTTAAATAACATGATGTGTTCTGTTTTTGGGCGAAAATATAGTCTTGATTGTTGTAACGCAGAAACAGAGGAATTGGGAAAACTGGTTGAGGAAGGTTATGAGCTTTTGGGTATGCTTAATTGGTCTGATCATTTACCTTGGCTAGCTGAATTTGATCCACAAAAAATACGGCTCAGGTGCTCTCGGTTGGTACCTAGAGTTAACAAGTTTGTTAGCAGGATCATCAACGAACATAAGGCTCAATCTGGTGATGTTCATCATGATTTTGTGCATGTATTGCTCTGTCTTCAAGGCTCTGAACGATTATCAGACTCTGATATGATCGCCGTACTTTGG GAAATGATATTTAGGGGGACTGATACGGTAGCAGTATTAATAGAATGGATATTAGCAAGAATGATAATTCATCCTCAAGTTCAATCAAAGGTCCAAGCGGAGTTGGACAGTGTCGTCGGAAAATCACGTGCCTTGATGGAGTCCGATGTATCAGAAATGACATATCTACCTGCCGTGATAAAAGAAGTACTAAGGTTACACCCTCCAGGTCCTCTACTCTCATGGGCCCGCCTTGCAATAACGGATACAACGGTGGATGGGTATCACGTGCCGGCTGGGACTACTGCCATGGTAAACATGTGGGCCATAACCCGAGATCCAGATGTTTGGGCTGACCCACTTGAATTCAAACCCGAAAGGTTTTTCAACGGGCCGGATTTTTCCGTTTTAGGATCTGATTTGAGGCTTGCACCGTTTGGATCCGGTAGGAGAACTTGCCCCGGTAAAACACTGGGCCTTACTACAGTTACGTTTTGGGTTGCAACGCTTCTACATGAATTCCGTTTTGAGCCCATTGATAATAACGGGCCTGTTGACTTATCTGAGGTGTTGAGGCTATCTTGTGAAATGGTCAACCCACTTACCGTTAGGGTCAGACCAAGACATGCTCTTCACCAAACCcaataa